GGCGAGATGATCCGCCGGCTCGACGAACTCGGGTATTCGGGGATCATGGAGATCGTCACCTATCAGAGCGAGGACGCCTGCGCGCTGCCCCGCCTCTACAACGAGAACAAGGTCGACGGCATCATCGTCCTCGGCCAGATGCACGGCGACTACCTTCGGAAGATCGAGACGGTCGACGTTCCGCTCGTGTTCTTCGACTTCTACGTGAACCACTCGAAGACCGACTGCGTCGTCTCCGACAACTTCTTCTCGGCCTACCAGCTCACCAACCGCCTGGTCGCGCTCGGGCACCGGTCGATCGCCTACGTCGGCTCGATCCGCTCGACCTCCTCGATCCAGGACCGCTTCCTCGGCTGTTACAAGTCGCTCATCGAGAACGAGATCGCGCTTCCTCCCGCGCATGTGATCGAGGACCGCGACGACCAGGGACGCTTCATCCCGCTCGCGCTTCCCGATCCGCTGCCCTCGGCGTTCGTCTGCAACTGCGACCGCGTCGCCCACGCCCTCATCAACCAGCTGAAGGCCGTCGGCATCGACGTTCCCGGCCGCGTGTCCGTCGTCGGCTTCGACAACTCGATCTTCTCCACGATCGCCGATCCGCAGATCACCACCGTCGACAACAACGTCGAGGAGATGGTGCGCACCTGCGCGCGAATCATCACCAAGAAGATCGGCGACCCCGAACGCGTCTACGGACGCGTGATGGTCTCCGGCACGATCATCGACCGCCGTTCCGCGCAGGCGGTCGTCTCAACCAATCCATGACCAGGAACGAAGGTGCACCCATGACTGCCAGACGCATCGCGGCCCTCGCGGCGACGATCATGATCCTGTTTGCGGCCGCCGCCTGCGGAACGACGACGACCCAGACGACCGCAGCCGTTCCGGCGGAGGTCGTCCTCGACGTCAATTCCGTCACCTTGGCGCGCGGCGGCGCCGTCCGCCTCGGCTGGACGGTCGCACCGGCGACCGCGGCCGTGACCTTCGTCTCCTCCGACGAGACCGTCGCCGCCGTCACCGCCGAAGGGCTCGTGACCGGCGTCGCGCCGGGATCGGCGACCATCACCGTCCGTTCCGGCGACGCGAGCGACACCTGCGAGGTCGTCGTGATCGGGTCGTACGTCCTCACCGCGCCGAAGAAGTCGATCTATTCGCTCGGCGACGAACTCTCGCTCCGCGGCGGTTCGATCGCCGTCTACGACGCCCACGGAACCCTGATCGAGACCGTTTTGCTCGATCCCGAGATGATCGTCGCGTGGGACGCCGACGCCGCCGGCGAACAGATCGTGGTCCTTTCTTACGCCGGCATCGAGATCGGCTTTCCCGTCCTCGTCCTCTCCGCGAAGCAGGCTGAATGCCGCTTCGACGACTTCATCCTCCTCACCGAGGCACCGACCTCCGGAGAACGGATCGAGTTCGCCTTCACGAAGGCGGACGTCGACGCCCTCCTTTCCGCCGTCGACAACGTCTACGACTACGCCGAGATCGACCTCTACGCCTACGTCGAGGCGCCGAGCGGGGACGTGAAGAAGGTGTCCGCGTTCTGGTTCCAGGACTACCGCGAGGTCACCCTCGGCACGATCGTCAACCGCAACAACAACCTCGAGGGCACCGTCACGGTGCTTCCCGACGACGTCGCGATCGTCCTCGGCTTCGTCGCCGAGAACGATCCCCAGTACCGCCTGCGCTACCTCACGGGCGAGACCGGCGCGTTTTCCGCCGAGGTCTACGTCAAGGTCGACGGCGCCGTCGTCCAGACCTTCGAGAAGACCTTCGACGTTTCCGCCGACCCCGCCTCGGACTACCGCGGCACGATCATCGTGGACGAGGGGAACGGACGCCATT
This genomic interval from Candidatus Izemoplasmatales bacterium contains the following:
- a CDS encoding LacI family DNA-binding transcriptional regulator, producing MNDKINMEDIARALGISKVSVSKALNGKEGVSDELRTKVKETAEAMGYRLNNSARSLRTDRQFNVGILISEKFILDKEAYYFTVCGEMIRRLDELGYSGIMEIVTYQSEDACALPRLYNENKVDGIIVLGQMHGDYLRKIETVDVPLVFFDFYVNHSKTDCVVSDNFFSAYQLTNRLVALGHRSIAYVGSIRSTSSIQDRFLGCYKSLIENEIALPPAHVIEDRDDQGRFIPLALPDPLPSAFVCNCDRVAHALINQLKAVGIDVPGRVSVVGFDNSIFSTIADPQITTVDNNVEEMVRTCARIITKKIGDPERVYGRVMVSGTIIDRRSAQAVVSTNP